The Streptomyces achromogenes DNA segment CAGCCGCAGCCGTGCCGTGGCCCGCACGTCGGCGCTGGAGGTACCCAACCGCAGTTCCAGGTCGCCGGGTTCGACCACCCGCCGTCCCGAGCGGTCGGTGAAGGCGGAGAGGTCGGTGTGGAAGCGGAAGGTCACGCGGGCCGTTTCGGCGGCGGCCAGCTCCAGCCGCTGGTAGCCGATCAGCCGCACGTCGGGGCGGGTCACCCCGGCCACCGGGTCGTGCAGATACAGCTGGACGACCTCCGCGCCCGCCCGGTCGCCGGTGTTGCGGACGGTGACGGAGACGTCGTACGAGCCGTCCGTGCCGATCTCCGCGTCCGGGCCGGAGAAGTCCTCCCAGGTGAACGCCGTGTACGAGCGTCCGTGTCCGAAGGGGTACAGCGGGGTGGGGTCGAGGTTGCTGACCTGGCCCGCCAGGCCGAGCGGCGGCTGGAGGTAGGTCCACGGCTGGCCGCCCGGCACGCGCGGCACGCTCACCGGGAGCCGCCCCGAGGGGTTCACCCGGCCCGACAGCACTCCGGCCACCGCCGGACCGCCCTCCTCGCCGGGGAAGAACGCCTGGACGGCGGCTCCCAGCCGCCCGTGCCAGCGGCCCAGCGCGTACGGGCGCCCGGTGAGCAGCACGAGGACGACCGGGACGCCCGTCGCGACCAGCGCGTCCAGCAGCGCGCCCTGGACGCCGGGCAGGCTCAGATCGGCGACGTCGCAGCCCTCGCCGGACGTGCCCCGGCCGAACAGCCCCGCCCGGTCGCCGAGGACGGCCACGCAGACGTCCGCCTCCGAGGCGCGCGTGATGGCCTCCGTGAAGCCGGACGGATCCGGGTCCGAGACCCCGCAGCCCTCCGTGAAGGTCACCTTCGCGTCGGGGAGTTCGGCGCGCAGGGACTCCAGCAGCGTCGGGATGTCGATGCCGGTCTCCACCCCGGGGTGGTGGGGCAGGACATGGGACGGGAAGGAGTAGCAGCCGAGCATGGCCAGCGCGTCCGCCGCCCGCGGCCCGACCACGGCCACCCGTGCGTCGGGGGAGAGGGGGAGCAGGCCGTCGGGGTTGTCCAGCAGGACCACCGACTCCTCGGCCAGCCGGCGGGCCAGCGCGCGGTTCGCGGGCGGGTCGAGGTCCACCGACTCGGGAACGTGCGGTTGCCAGTCCTCGTCGAGCAGGCCCAGATCGCACTTCTGCAGCAGGACGCGGCGCGCGGCCCGGTCGATCAGCTCCGCCGGCACCTCGCCCGCCCGCACGGCGGCGGCCAGCGTCTCGCCGTAGTACTTCACGGTGGGCAGCTCGACGTCGATGCCGGCGTCCAGCGCCAGCCGGGCCGCCTGCGCGGGGGTGCCGGCCACCCGGTGCAGGGTCTGCAGGAAGCCGATGCCGAAGTAGTCGGCGACGACCGTGCCGGTGAAGCCCCACTCCTCCCGGAGCAGGCCGGTCAGCAGCTCGGGGTCGGCGGAGGCCGGGACGCCGTCGCGTTCGGTGTAGGCCGCCATCACCGAGCGGGCGCCGCCCTCACGCAACGCCATCTCGAACGGGGGCAGCGTGACGTCCGCGAACTCGCGGGTGCCCGCCCGCACCGGGGCCAGGTTGCGCGCGCCCGCCGAGGAGGCGTAGCCGGCGAAGTGCTTGAGGGTGGCGACGACCCCGGCGGACTCCAGTCCGCGCACGTAGGCCGTGCCGACCGTGCCGACCAGATACGGGTCCTCGCCGATCGTCTCCTCGACGCGCCCCCAGCGCGGATCGCGGACGACGTCCAGGACCGGGGCGAGGCCCTGGTGCACGCCCATCGCGCGCAGGTCCCGGCCGATCGCCCGGCCCACCTCCTCGACCAGCGGCGGGTCGAAGGCCGCGCCCCAGGCCAGGGGGACCGGGTAGGCGGTGGCCCGCCAGGCGGTGAATCCGGCCAGGCACTCCTCGTGGGCGACCGCCGGGATGCCGAAGCGGCCGGCGGCGACGATCTGCCGCTGGGCGCCGGCCAGGGCACGGGCGCCGAGCGCCGGGTCCACGGGTGCGGTGCCGAAGGAGCGGGTCAGCTGGCCGAGCCCCCGGGTGATCAGCTCGTCGTAGTCGTAGTCGGCGGTCATGTCGTGCTGGTGCGGGGCGACGCCCCCGCCGTCCGTCGCGGCGCCGACCCACACGCCGTACAACTGGGCGATCTTCTCCTCGAGCGTCATCCGGCCGAGGAGGTCGTCGACGCGGGCGGCGGCGGGCAGGGCGGGGTCACGCCAGGGGGCGGTGGTCATGAAACTCCTGTCAGAGGTCGGTGAGCCACCAGGGGGCGGTGCATCCTGGAATCCTGTGGAGCGTCCGGCAGGGCGGGCGTCCTGTCGAATGTTTCGAGCTGTATTCCGAATGTTCCGGGAACCTATGGCGTCGGCATGGGTTCGTCAAGAGGTCGCGTGACGATACGATCGCCGCCATGACACCCTCGGAGCCCACAGAAACGCGGACAGAAGCGCGGCCGACGCAGACCGCGACGCTCGCGGAGATCGCCCGCGAGGCCGGCGTGTCGGCACCGACTGTTTCGAAGGTCCTCAACGGCCGTGCCGACGTCGCCCCCGCCACCCGCACCCGCGTCGAGGAGCTGCTGCGCACCCACGGCTACCGGCGCCGCCGCGCGGAGGCGACCCGTTCCCCCCTCATCGACCTGGTCTTCCACGAGCTGGAGAGCGCCTGGGCGATGGAGGTCATCCGGGGCGTGGAGAACGTGGCCCGCGACGCGGGGCTGAGCGTGGTCCTCAGCGAGAGCGCCGGACGGCTCACCCCCGGGCGGACCTGGGCCGACCAGGTCGCCGCCCGTCGCCCGCACGGCGTGGTGCTGGTGCTGTCCGGGCTCGACGAGTCCCAGCGGGCGTTGCTGACCAGCCGCTCCATCCCGTTCGTGGTGATGGACCCGGCCGGCGACCCGGGCGCCGATGTGCCCTCCATCGGGGCGACCAACTGGCAGGGCGGCCTCGCCGCCACCCGGCACCTGGTGGAGCTGGGGCACCGCCGCATCGGGGCGATCAGCGGGCCGCCGCAGATGATGTGCAGCCGGGCCCGGATCGACGGCTACCGGGCCGCGCTGGAGACCGCCGGGCTGCCGGTCGAGCCGGGGCTGATCAAGACCGGCGACTTCCACCACGAGACCGGTTACCGGCTGGGCCGTGAGCTGCTCGACCGCCCGGACCGGCCCACCGCCGTGTTCGCCGGCAACGACCTCCAGGCGCTCGGCTTCTACGAGGCCGCCCGCGAACTGGGCCTGCGCATCCCCGAGGACGTGAGCGTGGTCGGTTTCGACGACCTGCCGGTCGCCCGCTGGGTCGGCCCGCCGCTGACGACGGTGCGCCAGCCGCTGACCGAGATGGCCGAGGCGGCGGCCCGGCTGGTCCTCGAACTGGGCCGGTCGCCCTCGCGCGAGGCGCCGACGTCGACGCGGGTGGAGCTCGCCACCAGCCTCGTGGTGCGCACGAGCACGGGTGCGCCGCCCGTGGCCGGAAGTTGACCTATTGACGGGTGTACCGGACGCCTCCACACTCCACCGAAGTCAATCGGTTGAACAGCCGAAACTTTCGGAGGCACCCGCAATGAGCTCCTCCAGAACGTCTCCCCCGGCTTCCCCCCGGACTTCTCCCGGGACTTCTCCCCGAATTTCCCCCGGGCCGTTTCCGCTGCGGACCCGGCTTGCCACCCTGGTCACCGGCGCCGCCGCCGCGGCGGCCCTGCTCGTCGCCGCTCCCCTCTCCCACGCGGCCGACACCCCGCTGCGCGACCTCGGTGCCGCCAAGGGCAAGGTCGTCGGCACCGCCGTCACCGGCTCCAAGCTCACCGGTGTCTACGGCGACATCGCCGGGGCGCAGTTCTCCTCGCTGACCCCGGGCAACGCCATGAAGTGGGGTTCGGTGGAGCCGACGCAGGGCGTGTTCAACTGGGCCGAGGCGGACCAGATCGTGGCGTTCGCCCAGGCCCACGACCAGCAGGTGCGCGGCCACACCCTCGTCTGGCACAGCCAGAACCCGAACTGGCTGACCAACGGGAGCTGGACGTCCGCGCAGCTCGGCGCCCTGCTGCAGAACCACATAGACACCGAGGTAGGCCGCTACAAGGGGAGGATCGCCGCCTGGGACGTCGTCAACGAGCCCTTCGACGAGGACGGCACCTACCGCCCGACCCTCTGGTACAACGGCCTCGGCGCCGACTACATCGCCACCGCCCTGACCCGGGCGCGGGCCGCCGACCCGGCCGCCAAGCTCTACGTCAACGACTACAACGTCGAGGGCGTCAACGCGAAGTCGACCGCCCTGTACAACCTGGTCAAGTCGCTGAAGGAGCGGGGCGTCCCGATCGACGGCGTCGGGCTGCAGGCGCACCTGATCGTCGGTCAGGTGCCGTCCACGTTCCAGCAGAACATCCAGCGATTCGCCGACCTCGGCGTGGACGTGGCGATCACCGAGCTGGACATCCGGATGAACCTGCCCTCCGACAGCGCCAAGCTCGCGCAGCAGAAGGCCGACTACAAGGCCGTCACCGCCGCCTGTGCCGCCGTCACGCGCTGTGTCAACCTCACCGTCTGGGGCTTCACCGACTCCGACTCCTGGGTGGAGAGCACCTTCCCGGGGCAGGGCGCGGCGACCCCGTACGACGCGAACTACGCGCCCAAACCGGCGTACTACGGCATCTCCGAGGCGCTCGGCGGCACGACCACGCCGACGCCGACCGGCAAGTGCACGGCTGCCTACAGCGTGGGCAGCCAGTGGAACACCGGGTTCACCGGGAACGTGACGATCTCCTGTTCGGGCGCCTCGCTGTCGTCCTGGAAGGTGACCTGGTCCTACGGCGCGGGCCAGCAGATCACCCAGTCCTGGAACGCCGTGTGCACCCAGTCGGGGGCGGCCGTGTCGTGCGCGAACGCCTCGTACAACGGGACAGTCCCGGACGGCGGTTCGGTGAGTTTCGGGTTCAACGCGAACTGGAGCGGGAGCAACCCGGCGCCCACGGTGACGCTGGGGTGACGGGGACGGTACCGCGAGATCTCCCGCGGAAGGCGCGTCCGTGAACCGTTCCTCACACCATCCTCATAATTCGGACGTACGTTCTCTCCTGTGACGGGACTCGAGGAGCACGGCGAAACCGGCAGCGGAGCGGGCCGGCGGTCGAGAGCACTGAAGGCCGCCGGTCTCACCCTGGCCGCCGTCCTGGTGGTGGGCGTCGGGACGGCGGGCTGGGCCTACTGGCACCTCAACGGCAACATCAAGAGCGTCGACATCGACAACGCGCTGGGCGACGACCGCCCGGCGAAGACGGTCACCACCCCGTCGGCCTCGGCGTCCGCCGCCCCGCCGCCCACCGAGGCCGTGAACCTCCTCGTGCTGGGCTCGGACTCGCGCAGCGGCGCGGCGAACCAGGCGCTCGGCGGCGGCGACAGCACCGGCGCCCGCTCCGACACGGCGATGGTCGTGCACATCGACGCCGGCCGCACGACGGCCACGATCGTCAGCATCCCGCGCGACACCCTCGTCACCCGGCCCTCCTGCCCGCTGCCCGACGGCGGTTCGACGGCGACGGCCTACGGAGCGATGTTCAACACCGCCTACGCGGCCGGCGGCCCGGTGTGCGCCGTCAAGACGGTCGAGTCGATCACCGGGGTCCGGATGGACCACTACGTCGAGGTCGACTTCTCCGGCTTCGCCAAGCTCGTGGACGCGCTCGGCGGGGTCACCGTCACCACCGACGAGGACATCGACGACGACGACAGCCATCTGCACCTCGCGGCCGGCACCCACCGTCTGGACGGCGCCCGGGCCCTCGCCCTGGCCCGCACCCGGCACGGCATCGGCGACGGCAGCGACCTCGGCCGCATAGGCCTCCAGCAGAAACTGGTGAAGGCCCTGCTGGAGCAGATCGCCTCCACCGACCTCCTCACCAGCCCCGCCAGGCTGTACGAGGTCGCCGACGCGGTCACCGGCAGCCTCACCACCGACACCGGTCTGGACTCGCTCGCCGAGCTGACGGAACTCGGCCGGAGCCTGAAGGGGCTGTCCGCGGGGAACGTCCGGACGGTCACCATGCCCGTCGTGCCGGCCCCCTCCGACCCCAACCGGGTGGTCGCGCTGGAGCCGGCGGCGAGCGCGCTGTGGAAATCGCTGAAATAAATTCCGGTGAGGTGTCGATCCGGCCCGTCGCCGTTCGACGCAGGGGGGAGAGGCCGGGAAGGACCCGGCTCACCGCACCCGAGGAGTCACCATGCCCCGCTACCTGTCGCTCGTGAAGATCGACGAGGCCACCGCCCCCGCCGAGGGCCCCAGCCCGGAGCTGATGCAGCGGATGGGCGAGCTGATCGAGGAGGTCACCAAGGCCGGCGTCATGCTGGAGACCGCCGGGCTGACCCCGTCCGCGCAGGGCGTCCGCGCGCACTGGGAGGGCGGGAAGATCACCCTCACCGACGGGCCCTTCACCGAGGCCAAGGAGGTCGTCGGCGGGTACGCGATCATGCAGTGCAAGGACATGGCCGAGGCCGTCGAATGGACGAAGCGGTTCCTGAAGGTGCACGAGGAGCACTGGACGGTGACCTGCGAGGTGCGGGAGATCGCGGAAGGCTGAGCGTGCGGGCTGAGCGTTCGGGCTGAGCGTTTTGGCCTGAACGGGCGCCGGGTGTTCGATGGTGAGTTGTGGAACGACAGCCCGCCCCGGACCCCGGCCCGCCCTCGCGCCCCGGCCCGCCCCCGGCCCCCGGCGACGCCCCGGATTCCGGCGGCGCCTCGCCTTCGCACGGCGCCTCGGACACCCGTACGGCCCATCCGGATCCCCGTACCGCCCCGGATGCGCGTACCGCTCCGGATGCGCGTACGGCCATCGAGACCGTCTTCCGTCTGGAGTCGCCCCGGGTCATCGCCGCCGTCGCCCGACTCGTGCGGGACGTCGGCGTCGCCGAGGAACTGGCGCAGGACGCCCTGGTCGCCGCGCTGGAGCAGTGGCCGCGCGACGGAGTGCCGGACCGTCCCGGCGCGTGGCTGACCACCACCGCCCGCCGCCGTGCCGTCGACCTGATCCGCCGGCGCGAGACCCACTCCCGCAAGCTCCAGGAGATCGGCCGCGACCTGGAGACCACGACCGCCCCGCCCGACGAGCCCGCCGACCCCGACGACATCGACGACGACCTGCTCCGGCTCGTCTTCACCGCCTGCCATCCGGTGCTCTCCGCCGAGGCCCGCGTCGCCCTCACCCTGCGTCTGCTGGGCGGCCTGAGCACATCCGAGATCGCCCGCGCCTTCCTGCTCCCCGAGCCGACGGTCGCCCAGCGGATCGTGCGCGCCAAGAAGACCCTGGCGACCAGGAACGTCCCCTTCGAGGTGCCGTACGGCCCCGACCGCGAGGCCCGGCTCGGTTCCGTCCTCGACGTCATCTACCTGATCTTCAACGAGGGGTACGCGGCCACCGCCGGCGACGACTGGCTGCGCCCGGCGCTGTGCGAGGACGCCCTGCGGCTGGGCCGGCAGCTGGCGGCGCTGATGCCGAAGGAGCCCGAGGTCCACGGCCTCGTCTCGCTGCTGGAGTTCCAGGCGTCCCGGACGGCCGCCCGCACCGCCCCCGACGGCACGCCCGTCCTGCTGAAGGACCAGGACCGCCGGCGCTGGAACCGCATGCTGATCGCGCGCGGCATCACCGCCCTCGACCGGGCCCGGAGCCTGGCGGCGGGGGCGGCCCCGGGCACGTACGCCCTCCAGGCCGCCATCGCGGCCTGCCACGCGCACGCGTACACGTACGACGACACCGACTGGGCGGCCATCGCCACCCTGTACGGGCTGCTGGCGGCCCGGTTCCCCTCCCCGGTGGTCGAGTTGAACCGCGCGGTCGCCGTCTCGATGACCGAGGGCCCGGCGGCCGCCCTGGCCATCGTCGACGCCCTGACGGCCGAACCCGCCCTGCGGGAGTACCACTTGCTGCCGAGCGTCCGCGCCGACCTCCTGTCCCGCCTCGGCCGCACCGCGGAGGCCCGCGCCGAGTTCGAACGGGCCGCTGCGCTGACGGCCAGCGAGCGCGAACGCCGCCTCCTGCTGCACAGGGCGGCGGCCCCGGACTGACGGCCGCGCGGGCCGCCCCGACGACAGACGTCCCGACGGGCGGTTCGGCGGACGTCCCGACGGGCGGCCCGACCGTTGTCAGGCGGTGGCGGGCCTCCCGATCAGCATGGTCGGAGCGCCCGCCACCCGTGTGAGGAACACCGTCACCGCCGCGGAGCCCTGCGGCTTGGGAAGCACCTTCTTGCGCAGCTCCTCCGGCTCCACCGCAGACCCCCGCTTCTTCACGGTCAGCACGCCCACCTCCCGCTCCCGCAGCAACGCCTTCAACTTCTTGACGCCGAAGGGGAGTTGATCGGTGATCTCGTAGGCGGTGGCGTACGGCGTGGGGCGCAGTTCGTCGGCCGTGACGTAGGCGATCGTCTCGTCGACGAGCCCGCCGTCGAGCTCCCGGGCCACGTCGGCGACCAGATGGGCCCGGATGACGGCGCCGTCGGGTTCGTACAGATACCGCCCGACCGGCCGCACGTCCGGGTCGGGCAGGCCGGCCCCGAGCAGGGTGCGCGGCCCCGGCAGCAGAGTCGCCCGGACGGCTCCCGGCTCGGCGGTCCCGAACCACAGCACGGCCTCCTTCACGTCCCCGCCGTCCGAGATCCAC contains these protein-coding regions:
- a CDS encoding beta-xylosidase/alpha-l-arabinosidase, translating into MTTAPWRDPALPAAARVDDLLGRMTLEEKIAQLYGVWVGAATDGGGVAPHQHDMTADYDYDELITRGLGQLTRSFGTAPVDPALGARALAGAQRQIVAAGRFGIPAVAHEECLAGFTAWRATAYPVPLAWGAAFDPPLVEEVGRAIGRDLRAMGVHQGLAPVLDVVRDPRWGRVEETIGEDPYLVGTVGTAYVRGLESAGVVATLKHFAGYASSAGARNLAPVRAGTREFADVTLPPFEMALREGGARSVMAAYTERDGVPASADPELLTGLLREEWGFTGTVVADYFGIGFLQTLHRVAGTPAQAARLALDAGIDVELPTVKYYGETLAAAVRAGEVPAELIDRAARRVLLQKCDLGLLDEDWQPHVPESVDLDPPANRALARRLAEESVVLLDNPDGLLPLSPDARVAVVGPRAADALAMLGCYSFPSHVLPHHPGVETGIDIPTLLESLRAELPDAKVTFTEGCGVSDPDPSGFTEAITRASEADVCVAVLGDRAGLFGRGTSGEGCDVADLSLPGVQGALLDALVATGVPVVLVLLTGRPYALGRWHGRLGAAVQAFFPGEEGGPAVAGVLSGRVNPSGRLPVSVPRVPGGQPWTYLQPPLGLAGQVSNLDPTPLYPFGHGRSYTAFTWEDFSGPDAEIGTDGSYDVSVTVRNTGDRAGAEVVQLYLHDPVAGVTRPDVRLIGYQRLELAAAETARVTFRFHTDLSAFTDRSGRRVVEPGDLELRLGTSSADVRATARLRLTGPVRETGAGRRLRCEAEVSRG
- a CDS encoding RNA polymerase sigma factor, which produces METVFRLESPRVIAAVARLVRDVGVAEELAQDALVAALEQWPRDGVPDRPGAWLTTTARRRAVDLIRRRETHSRKLQEIGRDLETTTAPPDEPADPDDIDDDLLRLVFTACHPVLSAEARVALTLRLLGGLSTSEIARAFLLPEPTVAQRIVRAKKTLATRNVPFEVPYGPDREARLGSVLDVIYLIFNEGYAATAGDDWLRPALCEDALRLGRQLAALMPKEPEVHGLVSLLEFQASRTAARTAPDGTPVLLKDQDRRRWNRMLIARGITALDRARSLAAGAAPGTYALQAAIAACHAHAYTYDDTDWAAIATLYGLLAARFPSPVVELNRAVAVSMTEGPAAALAIVDALTAEPALREYHLLPSVRADLLSRLGRTAEARAEFERAAALTASERERRLLLHRAAAPD
- a CDS encoding endo-1,4-beta-xylanase, translating into MSSSRTSPPASPRTSPGTSPRISPGPFPLRTRLATLVTGAAAAAALLVAAPLSHAADTPLRDLGAAKGKVVGTAVTGSKLTGVYGDIAGAQFSSLTPGNAMKWGSVEPTQGVFNWAEADQIVAFAQAHDQQVRGHTLVWHSQNPNWLTNGSWTSAQLGALLQNHIDTEVGRYKGRIAAWDVVNEPFDEDGTYRPTLWYNGLGADYIATALTRARAADPAAKLYVNDYNVEGVNAKSTALYNLVKSLKERGVPIDGVGLQAHLIVGQVPSTFQQNIQRFADLGVDVAITELDIRMNLPSDSAKLAQQKADYKAVTAACAAVTRCVNLTVWGFTDSDSWVESTFPGQGAATPYDANYAPKPAYYGISEALGGTTTPTPTGKCTAAYSVGSQWNTGFTGNVTISCSGASLSSWKVTWSYGAGQQITQSWNAVCTQSGAAVSCANASYNGTVPDGGSVSFGFNANWSGSNPAPTVTLG
- a CDS encoding LacI family DNA-binding transcriptional regulator, which translates into the protein MTPSEPTETRTEARPTQTATLAEIAREAGVSAPTVSKVLNGRADVAPATRTRVEELLRTHGYRRRRAEATRSPLIDLVFHELESAWAMEVIRGVENVARDAGLSVVLSESAGRLTPGRTWADQVAARRPHGVVLVLSGLDESQRALLTSRSIPFVVMDPAGDPGADVPSIGATNWQGGLAATRHLVELGHRRIGAISGPPQMMCSRARIDGYRAALETAGLPVEPGLIKTGDFHHETGYRLGRELLDRPDRPTAVFAGNDLQALGFYEAARELGLRIPEDVSVVGFDDLPVARWVGPPLTTVRQPLTEMAEAAARLVLELGRSPSREAPTSTRVELATSLVVRTSTGAPPVAGS
- a CDS encoding LCP family protein, producing MTGLEEHGETGSGAGRRSRALKAAGLTLAAVLVVGVGTAGWAYWHLNGNIKSVDIDNALGDDRPAKTVTTPSASASAAPPPTEAVNLLVLGSDSRSGAANQALGGGDSTGARSDTAMVVHIDAGRTTATIVSIPRDTLVTRPSCPLPDGGSTATAYGAMFNTAYAAGGPVCAVKTVESITGVRMDHYVEVDFSGFAKLVDALGGVTVTTDEDIDDDDSHLHLAAGTHRLDGARALALARTRHGIGDGSDLGRIGLQQKLVKALLEQIASTDLLTSPARLYEVADAVTGSLTTDTGLDSLAELTELGRSLKGLSAGNVRTVTMPVVPAPSDPNRVVALEPAASALWKSLK
- a CDS encoding YciI family protein, encoding MPRYLSLVKIDEATAPAEGPSPELMQRMGELIEEVTKAGVMLETAGLTPSAQGVRAHWEGGKITLTDGPFTEAKEVVGGYAIMQCKDMAEAVEWTKRFLKVHEEHWTVTCEVREIAEG